One stretch of Pyrenophora tritici-repentis strain M4 chromosome 4, whole genome shotgun sequence DNA includes these proteins:
- a CDS encoding AarF, unusual protein kinase translates to MSTLSTFSSPILHRTWICRACIRSQRQTIAQQPQGLWQQRGARLTQDAFRSRIGAQRTFATQANETIHATAKAAGRSAKSSKRRRRLLIAGGGLAIGAAVVTVNQDAKHAYVAAQRSYRVVETLVLNIRDYRDVLKRDQEPDYNEQLKACHLRCAKRTLRTLEKNGSIFIKLGQHLSSMNYLLPIEWCDTFIPLQDQCPVSSFESIQDMCRQDTGLEISDFFSEFEQQPIGAASLAQVHRATIRETGQKVAVKVQHPALDEWARLDLALTSFSFATLKRWFPEYDLTWLSEEMEVSLPQELDFALEGKNAMRAREYFSHVHEVPVVIPQVLWAKRRMLVMEYVSGFRTDDLKSLDEHGIDRDEVSAALARIFNEMIFGRDAPLHCDPHGGNIAIRYNPTRKGKTNFDVVLYDHGLYRDIPLPLRRNYAKLWLAVLDADEDEMRKYAYEVAGIKDEHFPLFASAITGRDYTVLAKKEGGAGGVTTTRTSEEKKVIGDALGEGLLENLIELLGQVPRVILLILKTNDLTRSLDEGLHTRQGPMRTFLILARYASRTVYEECLDNLNGSVLWPSNFFIWLGAWTRHMRVEMQLSSYETYLKLRALLGLRKIEIADSFRE, encoded by the exons ATGTCGACGTTAAGCACCTTCTCTTCTCCGATCCTCCATAGGACGTGGATATGCCGCGCTTGTATACGGTCGCAACGGCAGACAATAGCGCAACAACCGCAGGGCCTATGGCAGCAACGAGGCGCACGCCTGACACAGGATGCATTTCGGAGCAGGATAGGTGCACAGCGGACGTTTGCCACACAGGCAAATGAAACCATACACGCAACGGCGAAGGCTGCGGGGCGGAGCGCAAAGAGCAGCAAGAGGAGGAGAAGATTGTTGATAGCTGGGGGTGGACTTGCAATAGGCGCGGCTGTGGTCACGGTCAACCAGGATGCCAAGCATGCCTATGTAGCGGCACAGAGGAGTTACAGGGTGGTGGAGACGCTGGTGCTCAACATTCGAGA CTACCGCGATGTTCTCAAGCGCGACCAAGAGCCAGACTACAACGAACAGCTGAAAGCCTGCCACCTACGATGCGCCAAACGAACCCTCCGCACACTCGAGAAGAACGGCTCCATCTTTATAAAGCTGGGTCAGCACCTGAGCAGCATGAACTACCTCCTTCCCATTGAGTGGTGCGATACCTTTATCCCGCTACAAGATCAATGCCCCGTGTCCTCTTTCGAATCTATACAAGACATGTGTCGGCAGGATACTGGTCTCGAAATCTCAGACTTCTTCTCTGAGTTCGAACAGCAGCCCATAGGCGCTGCCTCGCTCGCCCAGGTACACCGTGCTACTATCCGTGAAACTGGTCAGAAGGTCGCTGTCAAGGTGCAACACCCTGCGTTGGACGAATGGGCAAGACTCGACTTGGCATTGACGAGTTTCTCCTTTGCAACACTCAAGCGATGGTTCCCTGAGTACGATCTCACATGGCTCAGCGAAGAGATGGAAGTTTCACTCCCCCAGGAGCTTGATTTCGCCCTCGAAGGCAAGAACGCTATGCGAGCACGCGAGTACTTCTCCCACGTACACGAAGTACCCGTTGTCATACCTCAGGTGCTCTGGGCAAAACGTCGGATGCTGGTCATGGAATATGTCTCTGGATTCCGAACAGATGATCTCAAGAGCCTGGATGAGCATGGCATCGACAGAGATGAGGTGTCTGCAGCATTGGCAAGAATATTCAACGAGATGATCTTTGGCAGAGACGCTCCCCTTCATTGCGATCCTCATGGCGGCAACATTGCTATCCGATACAACCCTACTCGCAAAGGCAAAACGAACTTTGATGTTGTCCTATACGACCACGGTCTCTACCGCGATATCCCTTTGCCACTGCGACGAAATTACGCAAAGCTGTGGCTAGCTGTTCTGGACGCTGATGAGGATGAAATGCGCAAGTACGCCTATGAAGTAGCTGGTATCAAAGATGAGCATTTTCCGCTCTTTGCCTCTGCGATCACAGGCAGAGACTACACGGTACTGGCCAAGAAGGAAGGTGGCGCTGGAGGTGTCACGACTACTAGGACGAGTGAAGAAAAGAAGGTCATCGGAGATGCGCTTGGAGAGGGCTTGTTGGAAAACTTGATTGAATTGCTCGGCCAAGTGCCCAGAGTCATCCTTTTGATTTTGAAGACGAATGATCTTA CTCGTTCACTAGACGAAGGTCTGCACACACGCCAAGGTCCCATGCGCACCTTTCTCATTCTAGCCCGCTACGCTTCCCGTACAGTCTACGAGGAGTGCCTCGACAATCTCAATGGATCCGTGCTCTGGCCCAGCAATTTCTTCATCTGGCTGGGCGCGTGGACAAGGCATATGCGGGTGGAGATGCAGCTGAGCAGCTATGAGACGTATCTCAAGCTGAGGGCCCTGCTGGGATTGAGGAAGATTGAGATTGCGGATAGTTTCAGGGAGTGA